The proteins below come from a single Beutenbergia cavernae DSM 12333 genomic window:
- a CDS encoding LysR family transcriptional regulator codes for MFDPTHLRTFLAVARTLSFTQAAAQLGISQPSVSQHVRRLEEAAGRQLLVRDTRAVSLTDNGEAMAGFARSILAAHDEAASYFTGTAMRGRLRFGAADDLAIAQLPGVLRTFRQRHPQINLELTVTQTAALQRRLAANQLDLVFVKEPPGETSGRVVRRDRLVWIGLPGTRLPDDAPLPLITYAAPSLSKTTAVRALAEAGRTWRITCKTLEVNGVLAAVRAGIGIAVYPASLVPDDVQVLPGTLGLPELGDIDITLVANPRSPKEPIEALTAAILRQPFPSTTAAPSDDDVAAP; via the coding sequence GTGTTCGACCCGACGCACCTGCGGACGTTCCTCGCCGTCGCGCGCACCTTGAGCTTCACCCAGGCCGCGGCGCAGCTCGGGATCAGTCAGCCGAGCGTCAGCCAGCACGTCCGCCGGCTCGAGGAGGCGGCCGGTCGGCAGCTCCTCGTGCGCGACACACGCGCCGTCTCCCTCACGGACAACGGCGAGGCGATGGCGGGCTTCGCCCGGTCGATCCTCGCCGCGCACGACGAGGCCGCGAGCTACTTCACCGGCACCGCGATGCGCGGACGCCTGAGGTTCGGCGCCGCCGACGACCTGGCCATCGCCCAGCTGCCCGGCGTGCTGCGCACGTTCCGGCAGCGGCACCCGCAGATCAACCTCGAGCTGACCGTCACGCAGACGGCGGCGCTGCAGCGCAGGCTTGCCGCGAACCAGCTCGACCTCGTGTTCGTCAAGGAGCCGCCGGGCGAGACGTCCGGCCGCGTCGTGCGTCGGGACCGCCTCGTCTGGATCGGGCTCCCGGGCACCCGGCTGCCCGACGACGCTCCCCTCCCCCTCATCACGTACGCGGCGCCGTCGCTCAGCAAGACCACGGCGGTGCGTGCGCTCGCCGAGGCCGGACGGACCTGGCGCATCACGTGCAAGACGCTCGAGGTCAACGGCGTGCTGGCGGCCGTTCGCGCGGGAATCGGGATCGCCGTCTACCCGGCGAGCCTCGTTCCCGACGACGTCCAGGTGCTCCCCGGGACGCTCGGCCTGCCGGAGCTGGGCGACATCGACATCACGCTCGTCGCGAACCCCCGCTCCCCGAAAGAGCCGATCGAGGCGCTCACGGCGGCGATCCTGCGCCAGCCGTTCCCGAGCACGACGGCGGCGCCGAGCGACGACGACGTCGCAGCCCCCTGA
- a CDS encoding M16 family metallopeptidase codes for MGTELVLGPSGPGTELTLEQDGGALVRRSVLPGGIRVLTESMPGQRSVSMGAWIAVGSRDEHDGHHGSTHFLEHLLFKGTARRDAMEIATAFDAVGGEANASTGKEYTCYYARVLDADLPMAVDVITDMVTSATLDAGEFETERGVILEELAMNDDDPSDVAHEQFAAAVFGAHPLGRPIGGTPGSIRSVPRDAVWEHYRRTYAPPELVVTAAGSVDHEALCAQIADGVAGPWTLDDAAAPVSRRVAGGTVAGLPDAGTAITVRRSTEQANVVLGAPGLVATDPRRFTMSVLNAVLGGGMSSRLFQEVRERRGLAYSVYSFATGYAEAGAFGVYAGCAPSKVADVTRILGEQWEQLAADGITAEELERGVGQLSGSLVLGLEDSGSRMSRLGRSEIVFGELVSVDETLERLRAVTADDVRELAAELAAGPRSLVVVGPFDHDIAGEALAR; via the coding sequence GTGGGCACGGAGCTGGTGCTCGGCCCTTCGGGGCCGGGCACGGAGCTGACGCTCGAGCAGGACGGCGGCGCCCTCGTGCGGCGTTCCGTCCTGCCGGGCGGCATCCGGGTGCTGACCGAGTCGATGCCCGGTCAGCGTTCGGTGAGCATGGGCGCCTGGATCGCCGTCGGCTCGCGGGACGAGCACGACGGGCACCACGGGTCGACCCACTTCCTCGAGCACCTGCTCTTCAAGGGCACGGCGCGCCGCGACGCGATGGAGATCGCGACGGCGTTCGACGCCGTCGGCGGCGAGGCGAACGCGTCGACGGGCAAGGAGTACACCTGCTACTACGCCCGGGTGCTCGACGCCGACCTGCCGATGGCCGTGGACGTCATCACCGACATGGTGACGTCCGCGACGCTCGACGCCGGTGAGTTCGAGACCGAGCGCGGGGTGATCCTCGAAGAGCTCGCGATGAACGACGACGACCCGAGCGACGTCGCGCACGAGCAGTTCGCGGCAGCCGTGTTCGGGGCGCACCCGCTGGGACGGCCGATCGGAGGGACGCCCGGCTCGATCAGGAGCGTCCCGCGGGACGCCGTCTGGGAGCACTATCGGCGCACCTACGCGCCGCCGGAGCTCGTGGTGACGGCGGCGGGCAGCGTCGACCACGAGGCCCTGTGCGCGCAGATCGCCGACGGCGTCGCCGGTCCGTGGACCCTCGACGACGCTGCCGCGCCGGTGTCTCGCCGCGTCGCCGGCGGCACCGTGGCCGGTCTCCCGGACGCCGGGACCGCGATCACCGTGCGCCGCTCGACCGAGCAGGCCAACGTCGTCCTCGGCGCCCCCGGCCTGGTGGCGACGGACCCGCGGCGGTTCACGATGTCCGTGCTGAACGCCGTCCTCGGCGGCGGGATGTCGTCGCGGCTGTTCCAGGAGGTCAGGGAACGGCGCGGGCTCGCCTACTCGGTCTACTCGTTCGCCACCGGCTACGCCGAGGCGGGCGCGTTCGGCGTCTACGCCGGGTGCGCCCCGTCGAAGGTCGCCGACGTCACGCGGATCCTCGGCGAGCAGTGGGAGCAGCTCGCGGCCGACGGGATCACCGCCGAGGAGCTCGAGCGGGGGGTCGGCCAGCTGTCGGGGTCGCTCGTGCTCGGGCTCGAGGACAGCGGCTCACGCATGTCGCGCCTCGGCCGCTCGGAGATCGTGTTCGGGGAGCTCGTGAGCGTGGACGAGACGCTCGAGCGGTTGCGGGCGGTCACCGCCGACGACGTCCGGGAGCTGGCCGCCGAGCTCGCGGCGGGGCCGCGCTCGCTCGTCGTCGTCGGCCCCTTCGACCACGACATCGCGGGCGAGGCCCTCGCCCGCTGA
- a CDS encoding polyribonucleotide nucleotidyltransferase codes for MEGPEIQFAEATIDNGRFGTRTVRFETGRLAKQAAGAVLATLDEDTVVLSTTAAGKHPKEQFDFFPLTVDVEERQYAAGKIPGSFFRREGRPSTEAILACRLIDRPLRPLFVKGLRNEVQVVETILAIHPDDSYDVLAINAASASTQISGLPFSGPVGGVRVALIDGTWVGFPRYSEKERAVFDMVVAGRVVGDDVAITMVEAEATDNAWELIKGEGAGAPTEEVVAEGLEAAKPFIRALCEAQAALASRAAKEVQVFPVFPEYEPDAYDAVEQQVADHLDAALRIADKQERESRLDEIKDAAVGALQAGFDGREKELSAAYRALTKKFIRRHILTDSFRIDGRGLKDIRPLTAEVEVLPRVHGSALFERGETQILGVTTLNMLKMEQQLDTLSPVSRKRYMHNYNFPPYSTGETGRVGSPKRREIGHGALAERALVPVLPARDEFPYAIRQVSEALSSNGSTSMGSVCASTLSMLNAGVPLRAPVAGIAMGLVSDEVDGETRYATLTDILGAEDAFGDMDFKVAGTREFVTAIQLDTKLDGIPASVLAGALSQAREARLHILDVMAEAIDTPDEMAATAPRVITVQVPVDKIGEVIGPKGKMINQIQDDTGADISIEDDGTVFIGATDGPSAEAARQAINAIANPHMPEVGERFVGTVVKTTSFGAFVSLTPGKDGLLHISQIRRLVGGKRVENVEDVLGVGQKVQVEIAEIDPRGKLSLHAVVEETPADDAPAEASTATADA; via the coding sequence ATGGAGGGTCCCGAGATCCAGTTCGCCGAAGCCACGATCGACAACGGTCGCTTCGGCACCCGCACCGTCCGGTTCGAGACCGGCCGCCTCGCCAAGCAGGCCGCCGGCGCCGTGCTCGCCACGCTCGACGAGGACACCGTCGTGCTCTCGACGACGGCCGCCGGCAAGCACCCGAAGGAGCAGTTCGACTTCTTCCCGCTGACCGTCGACGTCGAGGAGCGCCAGTACGCCGCCGGCAAGATCCCCGGCTCGTTCTTCCGCCGCGAGGGCCGCCCCTCGACCGAGGCGATCCTCGCCTGCCGGCTCATCGACCGGCCGCTGCGCCCCCTGTTCGTCAAGGGTCTGCGCAACGAGGTCCAGGTCGTCGAGACCATCCTCGCCATCCACCCGGACGACTCCTACGACGTCCTCGCGATCAACGCGGCGTCGGCGTCGACGCAGATCTCCGGCCTGCCGTTCTCCGGCCCGGTCGGCGGCGTCCGCGTCGCCCTGATCGACGGCACCTGGGTCGGTTTCCCGCGCTACAGCGAGAAGGAGCGCGCCGTCTTCGACATGGTCGTCGCCGGCCGTGTGGTGGGCGACGACGTCGCGATCACGATGGTCGAGGCCGAGGCCACCGACAACGCCTGGGAGCTCATCAAGGGCGAGGGCGCCGGCGCGCCGACCGAAGAGGTCGTGGCCGAGGGCCTCGAGGCCGCGAAGCCCTTCATCCGCGCGCTGTGCGAGGCGCAGGCCGCTCTCGCCTCGCGTGCGGCGAAGGAGGTCCAGGTCTTCCCGGTCTTCCCCGAGTACGAGCCCGACGCGTACGACGCCGTCGAGCAGCAGGTGGCCGACCACCTCGACGCCGCCCTCCGTATCGCCGACAAGCAGGAGCGCGAGTCCCGCCTCGACGAGATCAAGGACGCCGCCGTCGGCGCCCTCCAGGCCGGGTTCGACGGCCGGGAGAAGGAGCTGTCGGCCGCCTACCGCGCGCTGACCAAGAAGTTCATCCGGCGTCACATCCTCACGGACAGCTTCCGCATCGACGGCCGCGGCCTCAAGGACATCCGTCCCCTGACCGCCGAGGTCGAGGTGCTCCCGCGCGTGCACGGGTCGGCTCTGTTCGAGCGCGGCGAGACGCAGATCCTCGGCGTCACGACGCTCAACATGCTCAAGATGGAGCAGCAGCTCGACACGCTCTCGCCCGTCTCGCGCAAGCGGTACATGCACAACTACAACTTCCCGCCCTACTCCACCGGTGAGACCGGCCGGGTCGGCAGCCCGAAGCGGCGCGAGATCGGTCACGGTGCGCTCGCCGAGCGTGCGCTCGTGCCGGTGCTCCCGGCCCGCGACGAGTTCCCGTACGCGATCCGCCAGGTGTCCGAGGCGCTGAGCTCCAACGGCTCGACGTCGATGGGCTCGGTCTGCGCCTCGACGCTGTCGATGCTCAACGCCGGCGTGCCGCTGCGCGCCCCGGTCGCGGGCATCGCGATGGGTCTCGTGTCCGACGAGGTGGACGGCGAGACGCGCTACGCGACGCTCACCGACATCCTCGGCGCCGAGGACGCCTTCGGCGACATGGACTTCAAGGTCGCCGGAACGCGCGAGTTCGTGACGGCCATCCAGCTCGACACGAAGCTCGACGGCATCCCGGCCTCCGTGCTCGCGGGCGCGCTGTCCCAGGCTCGCGAGGCCCGGCTGCACATCCTCGACGTCATGGCCGAGGCCATCGACACGCCGGACGAGATGGCCGCGACGGCGCCCCGCGTCATCACCGTCCAGGTGCCCGTCGACAAGATCGGCGAGGTCATCGGCCCGAAGGGCAAGATGATCAACCAGATCCAGGACGACACGGGCGCCGACATCTCCATCGAGGACGACGGCACGGTGTTCATCGGCGCGACCGACGGCCCGTCGGCCGAGGCGGCGCGGCAGGCGATCAACGCGATCGCCAACCCGCACATGCCGGAGGTCGGGGAGCGCTTCGTCGGGACCGTCGTGAAGACGACGTCGTTCGGCGCGTTCGTCTCGCTCACCCCGGGCAAGGACGGCCTCCTGCACATCTCGCAGATCCGTCGCCTCGTGGGCGGCAAGCGCGTGGAGAACGTCGAGGACGTCCTCGGTGTCGGTCAGAAGGTCCAGGTGGAGATCGCCGAGATCGACCCGCGCGGCAAGCTGTCGCTGCACGCCGTCGTCGAGGAGACGCCGGCCGACGACGCTCCCGCCGAGGCGTCCACGGCCACCGCCGACGCCTGA
- the rpsO gene encoding 30S ribosomal protein S15, producing MALDAAVKQTIITEYATHEGDTGSPEVQIAMLSQRIKDLTEHLKTHKHDHHSRRGLMLLVGQRRRLLGYLQKVDVNRYRALIERLGLRR from the coding sequence GTGGCTCTCGACGCCGCCGTGAAGCAGACCATCATCACCGAGTACGCGACGCACGAGGGTGACACCGGTTCGCCCGAGGTCCAGATCGCGATGCTCAGCCAGCGCATCAAGGACCTCACCGAGCACCTCAAGACCCACAAGCACGACCACCACAGCCGCCGCGGCCTCATGCTGCTGGTCGGCCAGCGCCGTCGGCTGCTGGGATACCTGCAGAAGGTCGACGTGAACCGCTACCGCGCGCTCATCGAGCGGCTCGGTCTGCGCCGCTAG
- a CDS encoding TetR/AcrR family transcriptional regulator, with product MRGVGLSRERVLAAALAIVDAEGVDGLTMRRLGRECGVEAMSLYRHVANKDDVLAGLREQVWEGVLSRMRRTGVADRRVTLRTYADALLEPLLVHPGLAPVVLATGAEESQVRVNEELAGRLRAAGAQPLAALAVIQLITSFVLGTAALAGIPGGPWEEPEGASVIPDLLADDSAWPGLAWLRTAEGGEGGVRETLGRLYDEGLEMILDGIEARDQGPRPA from the coding sequence GTGCGCGGAGTCGGCCTCAGCCGGGAGCGGGTGCTCGCCGCCGCTCTGGCGATCGTCGACGCCGAGGGCGTCGACGGCCTGACGATGCGCCGGCTCGGTCGCGAGTGCGGCGTCGAGGCGATGTCCCTGTACCGGCACGTCGCGAACAAGGACGACGTGCTCGCCGGGCTTCGGGAGCAGGTCTGGGAGGGCGTGCTGAGCCGCATGCGCCGGACGGGCGTCGCGGACCGGAGAGTCACGCTGCGGACCTATGCGGATGCGCTTCTCGAACCCCTGCTCGTGCACCCGGGACTGGCCCCCGTTGTGCTCGCCACCGGGGCCGAGGAGAGCCAGGTGCGCGTGAACGAGGAGCTCGCCGGCCGGTTGCGCGCCGCCGGCGCTCAGCCGCTCGCCGCCCTCGCGGTGATTCAGCTCATCACCTCGTTCGTGCTGGGGACGGCCGCGCTCGCCGGCATCCCGGGCGGTCCGTGGGAGGAACCGGAAGGAGCGAGTGTGATCCCGGACCTCCTGGCTGACGACTCCGCCTGGCCCGGTCTCGCGTGGTTGCGGACGGCGGAGGGCGGCGAAGGTGGGGTTCGGGAGACCCTCGGTAGGCTCTACGACGAGGGGCTGGAGATGATCCTCGACGGCATCGAGGCGCGAGACCAAGGCCCACGACCAGCCTGA
- a CDS encoding alpha/beta fold hydrolase produces the protein MYVAEHRSGTGETVVLLHGGNVAGWTWADQVAHLRTHTLVPDLPGFGASSGEEWHSLADTAAQIADVIESRAAGGRAHVVGMSLGAVVGLHLLAQRPDVVRSALLTGAPGGGVGHVTRAAARVQVALWNRRWFWEAMARAFRLPDAEARRMFVDGGMDIRQETAKRMMAELFAGALPQGLDAADVPVLLLAGAREPREIARSNVAVARVLPRAEVRTVPRMHHAWSAEDPELFNRVMQTWLDGARVDPALTAA, from the coding sequence ATGTACGTCGCGGAGCACCGCAGCGGGACGGGCGAGACGGTCGTGCTCCTGCACGGCGGCAACGTCGCCGGCTGGACGTGGGCCGACCAGGTCGCGCACCTGCGCACCCACACGCTGGTGCCGGACCTCCCCGGCTTCGGGGCGAGCAGCGGCGAGGAGTGGCACTCTCTCGCGGACACCGCCGCCCAGATCGCGGACGTCATCGAGAGCAGGGCAGCCGGTGGCCGAGCGCACGTGGTCGGCATGTCGCTCGGCGCCGTCGTGGGCCTCCACCTGCTGGCTCAGCGGCCCGACGTCGTCCGCTCCGCGCTGCTGACCGGCGCCCCCGGGGGCGGCGTCGGCCACGTCACTCGCGCCGCCGCACGCGTCCAGGTCGCGCTCTGGAACCGGCGCTGGTTCTGGGAGGCGATGGCGCGCGCGTTCCGGCTGCCGGATGCCGAGGCGCGCCGGATGTTCGTCGACGGCGGCATGGACATCCGCCAGGAGACGGCGAAGCGGATGATGGCCGAGCTGTTCGCGGGCGCACTGCCGCAGGGCCTGGACGCGGCGGACGTCCCGGTGCTCCTACTGGCCGGCGCACGGGAACCGCGGGAGATCGCGCGGTCCAACGTCGCCGTCGCCCGGGTGCTCCCCCGGGCGGAGGTCCGGACGGTCCCGCGGATGCACCACGCCTGGAGCGCCGAGGACCCGGAGCTCTTCAACCGCGTCATGCAGACGTGGCTCGACGGCGCCCGCGTGGACCCGGCCCTCACCGCCGCCTGA